A region of Candidatus Methylomirabilota bacterium DNA encodes the following proteins:
- a CDS encoding undecaprenyl-phosphate glucose phosphotransferase: protein MLKAHSRVLEQLMLVGDLLLVAACWLVAYVIRFHVAGPPSRHGTPPIEPYLLMLLPILIVWGIAFRAFDLYRPRRIGSRLSEVTDIAKASSLGALVLVSVMTFFFREYDYSRVVIVYFWVLSIASVSFARYVFREVLRFARRHGYNQRYAVVVGGGELAAGVVQRLHARPDIGIRLLGLVGDAKEPAGSVPSLGGFADLRAVLDAHSVDHVILALAHEDYGRLGGLLEAIGDEPVTIHVVPDLGRFTSLRGGVEEFEGLPFVHLRDSPLHGWNQVAKRVFDVAFSASIVIALSPLLLLIAVAVKSSSRGPVLFGQERMGLDGQRFRMLKFRTMRLDAEAETGPVWAPRDDPRRTSIGTFLRRFSLDEMPQFINVLRGEMSVVGPRPERPVFVERFRQSVPGYMLRHKVKSGVTGWAQVHGLRGHTSLEKRIEHDLEYIERWSLWLDLKIIGLTVVRVLFDRNAY, encoded by the coding sequence ATGCTGAAGGCGCACTCGCGAGTCCTCGAGCAGCTCATGCTGGTGGGCGACCTCCTGCTCGTGGCCGCCTGCTGGCTCGTCGCGTACGTTATCCGCTTCCACGTCGCGGGCCCGCCCTCGCGACACGGCACCCCGCCCATCGAACCCTATCTCTTGATGCTGCTGCCCATCCTGATCGTCTGGGGCATCGCCTTCCGGGCCTTCGATCTGTACCGGCCGCGGCGCATCGGCTCACGGCTGTCCGAGGTCACGGACATCGCCAAGGCCTCGAGCCTGGGCGCCCTCGTCCTCGTCAGCGTCATGACGTTCTTCTTCCGCGAGTACGACTACTCGCGCGTGGTCATCGTGTACTTCTGGGTGCTGTCCATCGCCTCCGTGTCCTTTGCCCGCTACGTCTTCCGCGAGGTGCTCCGCTTCGCGCGGCGTCATGGCTACAACCAGCGCTATGCCGTGGTGGTGGGCGGCGGAGAGCTGGCGGCCGGCGTGGTCCAGCGACTCCACGCGCGCCCGGATATCGGCATCCGATTGCTCGGCCTGGTGGGCGACGCCAAGGAACCGGCGGGCAGCGTTCCCTCCCTGGGCGGATTCGCCGATCTGCGCGCCGTGCTCGACGCCCACTCGGTCGATCACGTCATCCTGGCCCTCGCGCACGAGGACTATGGCCGGCTCGGCGGGCTCCTCGAAGCCATCGGCGACGAGCCCGTGACTATCCACGTGGTGCCGGATCTCGGCCGGTTCACCTCGCTGCGCGGCGGGGTGGAGGAGTTCGAGGGTCTGCCCTTCGTCCACCTGCGGGACTCGCCGCTCCATGGCTGGAACCAGGTGGCCAAGCGCGTCTTCGACGTGGCGTTCTCCGCCTCCATCGTGATCGCCCTGTCGCCCCTCCTCCTCTTGATCGCCGTCGCGGTCAAGAGCAGCTCCCGCGGGCCCGTCCTCTTCGGACAGGAGCGCATGGGACTCGACGGCCAACGGTTCCGCATGCTCAAGTTCCGCACCATGCGGCTCGACGCGGAGGCCGAGACGGGACCCGTGTGGGCGCCGCGCGACGATCCGCGGCGCACGTCCATCGGCACCTTCCTCCGCCGCTTCAGCCTCGACGAGATGCCCCAGTTCATCAATGTCCTGCGCGGCGAGATGAGCGTGGTGGGCCCGCGCCCGGAGCGGCCGGTATTCGTCGAGCGCTTCCGGCAGTCCGTGCCGGGCTACATGCTCCGCCACAAGGTCAAGTCCGGCGTCACCGGATGGGCGCAGGTCCACGGGCTGCGTGGCCACACCTCGCTCGAGAAGCGGATCGAGCACGACCTCGAGTACATCGAGCGCTGGTCCCTCTGGCTCGACCTCAAGATCATCGGGCTCACGGTGGTGCGGGTGCTCTTCGACCGGAACGCATATTGA
- a CDS encoding glycosyltransferase: MHDWLTGMRGGERCLEVFCELFPEADLFTLLHVPGSVSETIERRRVTTSFIQRLPGAAAGYRNYLPLFPAAVGRFDLRGYDLVLSSSHAVAKGVRVPSGALHVCYCFTPMRYVWDLYGEYFGPRAGPLARAVMPPLAAWLRRWDRRTAGGVHHFIAISRFVADRIRRAYGRPADVIYPPVDVARFRVEEGPGEFYLVVSALTPYKRVDLAVAAASKLGRRLVVVGTGPEEARLRAQAGPTVELLGWRDDAEIAELYARCRALLFPTLEDFGITPLEAMASGRPVIALGQGGALETVVGAGGGEPATGVFFERQSVDDLMDAIRRFESGPLRFEPKALRRRAEAFDRPVFKERVEQYLAARHAERARC; encoded by the coding sequence GTGCACGACTGGCTGACCGGCATGCGCGGCGGCGAGCGCTGCCTCGAGGTCTTCTGCGAGCTCTTTCCCGAGGCGGATCTCTTCACGCTCCTGCACGTGCCGGGCTCGGTGTCGGAGACGATCGAGCGCCGGCGAGTCACCACCTCGTTCATCCAGCGTCTTCCCGGAGCGGCGGCGGGCTACCGGAACTACCTGCCCCTCTTTCCCGCGGCGGTCGGCCGCTTCGACCTCCGGGGCTACGACCTCGTGCTCTCGTCCAGCCACGCGGTGGCCAAGGGCGTGCGGGTGCCGTCCGGCGCGCTTCACGTCTGCTACTGCTTCACGCCGATGCGCTATGTCTGGGACCTCTATGGAGAGTACTTCGGGCCGCGCGCCGGCCCGCTCGCGCGGGCCGTGATGCCGCCGCTCGCCGCCTGGCTCCGCCGCTGGGACCGCCGGACCGCGGGGGGCGTGCATCACTTCATCGCGATCTCGCGCTTCGTGGCGGATCGGATCCGCCGCGCCTATGGCCGGCCGGCCGACGTCATCTATCCTCCGGTGGACGTGGCCCGCTTCCGCGTCGAGGAGGGGCCGGGCGAGTTCTATCTCGTCGTCTCGGCCCTCACGCCGTACAAGCGGGTCGACCTCGCGGTGGCCGCGGCCAGCAAGCTCGGGCGGCGGCTCGTCGTGGTGGGCACGGGGCCCGAGGAGGCGCGCCTGCGCGCCCAGGCGGGCCCCACGGTGGAGCTCCTGGGCTGGCGCGACGACGCCGAGATCGCCGAGCTCTACGCCCGTTGCCGGGCTCTCCTCTTCCCCACGCTCGAGGATTTCGGCATCACGCCGCTCGAGGCTATGGCCTCGGGGCGGCCCGTCATCGCGCTGGGGCAGGGAGGCGCGCTGGAGACCGTGGTGGGAGCCGGAGGCGGGGAGCCCGCCACGGGAGTCTTCTTCGAGCGTCAGAGCGTCGATGACCTGATGGACGCCATCCGGCGCTTCGAGTCCGGACCCCTGCGCTTCGAGCCGAAGGCCCTCCGGCGTCGCGCCGAGGCCTTCGACCGGCCCGTGTTCAAGGAGCGTGTCGAGCAGTACCTGGCCGCCCGCCACGCGGAGCGCGCGCGATGCTGA
- a CDS encoding GDP-mannose 4,6-dehydratase, with protein sequence MRVLITGITGFVGSHMAEYALAKGAEVFGSNRWRSKTENIDHLRSKVSFIESDLRDLSSVRALLETSQPDYVIHLAAQSFVGVSWHAPAETLTTNILAQINVLEAIRGLKMSPRFLAVGSSEEYGLVYDEELPIRETNPLRPLSPYAVSKVTQDMMAFQYFKSYGLPIIRTRAFNHEGPRRGDVFVTSNFARQVAEIEAGLREPTVYVGDLTPRRDYSDVRDIVRGYWLLLERGEPGEVYNLCSGKSWPIQQVLDFLLGLSTVKGITVKTDPARLRPSDVMILEGSPAKIHKATGWKVEIPFERTLTELLDFWRQRIRASAR encoded by the coding sequence ATGCGAGTGCTCATCACCGGCATCACCGGCTTCGTGGGTAGCCACATGGCCGAGTATGCCTTGGCCAAGGGCGCCGAGGTCTTCGGCTCCAACCGCTGGCGGAGCAAGACGGAGAACATCGATCACCTGCGGTCGAAGGTGAGCTTCATCGAGTCCGACCTCCGGGACCTGTCGTCGGTGCGCGCGCTGCTCGAGACCTCGCAGCCCGACTACGTCATTCACCTGGCCGCCCAGAGCTTCGTGGGTGTCTCGTGGCATGCCCCGGCCGAGACGCTCACCACCAATATCCTCGCCCAGATCAACGTGCTCGAGGCCATCCGCGGCCTCAAGATGTCGCCGCGATTCCTGGCCGTGGGGTCGAGCGAGGAGTACGGGCTCGTCTACGACGAGGAGCTGCCCATCCGGGAGACCAATCCCCTGCGGCCGCTCTCGCCCTACGCGGTGAGCAAGGTGACGCAGGACATGATGGCCTTCCAGTATTTCAAGAGCTACGGACTGCCCATCATCCGGACCCGCGCCTTCAACCACGAAGGACCGCGTCGAGGCGACGTCTTCGTCACCTCGAACTTCGCCCGGCAGGTGGCCGAGATCGAGGCCGGCCTCCGGGAGCCCACCGTCTACGTGGGAGATCTGACGCCGCGCCGCGACTACTCGGACGTGCGCGACATCGTCCGTGGCTACTGGCTGCTCCTCGAGCGCGGGGAGCCCGGGGAAGTCTACAATCTCTGCTCGGGGAAGTCGTGGCCCATCCAGCAGGTGCTCGACTTCCTGCTCGGCCTCTCCACGGTGAAGGGGATCACGGTCAAGACGGATCCCGCCCGGTTGCGCCCCTCCGACGTCATGATTCTCGAGGGCAGTCCGGCCAAGATCCACAAGGCGACGGGATGGAAGGTGGAGATTCCCTTCGAGCGCACCCTGACCGAGCTCCTCGACTTCTGGCGGCAGCGGATCCGCGCCTCCGCCCGCTGA